The following are encoded together in the Corticium candelabrum chromosome 1, ooCorCand1.1, whole genome shotgun sequence genome:
- the LOC134177409 gene encoding E3 ubiquitin-protein ligase RNF103-like has protein sequence MALPLVVKLLVFALYLVFFLLFVWVLNITSVISLGEFANRLLNPIKLSVSQLRRILDERGIDYDDIYEKSELADIVQKSGGWTVAASPRTGAGESSEEPLEIRSSDQFQQDIVESSHVWIVLVNLTTSRPVMMKTKWITLVKRLSLVGIKTGVVECAKYRRLCIEGKWRSSVLLMSLPASVNVSHHKGNKMQTGGSGTVLGLSAGGSSYSLTEKSVFKWIHREIPMRHLDLSDSDRWISKQQHPVKIIMLSEKEKPPLYFRVLSVQQANKIDFAFTSLTHANHNMPFHYLRHHIVCNKSDTIVVVTRDAIVRYGDRTADIMTYAGLSLYLSFLQPDAKDLIVLSTLFINQYVVIVQLMAHRSSIIRSIYVTIKNMVIATVLNVTFWLEVTTGMQWKPLRPLTEFALTLNWYLAHSDVISWLRWLVLQIPNWWHLVMISYVVYALLIYIIRKIIWKQRRPTSEETVQQTDETTSIDSQVYDSDSSDNAQQPMFRVTINNWLHQQHFHPMSGHIHRRQNENSEIIVDHQLHALLEELATALPTSLNDTDDEGRPTEYIKKLPTWKHCVSGQQRFRPVHVLHCENCVICLADFNRREILCALPCGHMFHRVCVVRWLEKRSELCPVCRQPANMSKDMCSTE, from the coding sequence ATGGCTTTGCCCCTTGTTGTTAAACTGCTAGTGTTCGCTCTCTATTTGGTGTTCTTTCTATTGTTTGTATGGGTTTTGAACATTACGTCGGTCATCTCGTTGGGAGAGTTCGCAAACCGACTACTGAATCCAATCAAATTGAGCGTCAGCCAGCTGCGAAGGATTCTAGACGAACGAGGAATAGACTACGACGATATCTACGAAAAATCGGAACTCGCCGATATCGTACAGAAGTCAGGAGGATGGACGGTTGCCGCATCCCCACGCACCGGGGCAGGGGAAAGCTCCGAGGAACCTTTGGAGATTCGCTCGTCTGACCAATTCCAGCAGGACATAGTCGAGTCTAGCCACGTATGGATAGTTCTAGTCAATCTAACGACGTCGCGACCGGTAATGATGAAGACAAAGTGGATAACGTTAGTCAAACGACTATCACTCGTTGGCATCAAAACTGGTGTAGTGGAATGCGCTAAATACAGGCGTTTGTGTATAGAGGGCAAGTGGCGGAGCTCGGTTTTATTGATGAGTCTACCAGCCAGCGTTAATGTATCTCATCATAAGGGCAACAAGATGCAGACGGGAGGATCTGGTACTGTCCTAGGCCTCAGCGCAGGCGGTTCCAGTTATAGTCTGACTGAAAAGTCGGTCTTCAAATGGATACACAGAGAGATACCAATGCGCCATCTTGATTTGTCTGATTCCGATAGGTGGATATCAAAACAGCAACACCCAGTGAAAATTATCATGctatcagaaaaagaaaagccGCCGCTGTATTTCAGAGTTTTGTCTGTTCAACAAGCCAATAAAATCGACTTTGCATTTACAAGCCTCACACATGCCAATCACAATATGCCATTTCATTACCTACGACATCATATCGTGTGTAATAAATCAGACACTATAGTGGTAGTCACTCGAGATGCCATCGTTCGGTATGGGGATCGCACGGCTGACATAATGACTTATGCAGGATTAAGCTTGTATCTCAGTTTTTTACAACCCGATGCTAAGGATCTGATAGTCTTGAGTACACTGTTTATTAACCAGTATGTCGTCATTGTACAGCTGATGGCTCATCGAAGCTCGATTATTCGCAGCATCTACGTTACGATAAAGAACATGGTTATTGCCACTGTTCTTAATGTTACGTTCTGGCTTGAGGTCACTACAGGGATGCAGTGGAAGCCTTTGAGACCGTTAACCGAGTTTGCGTTGACTCTAAATTGGTATCTCGCTCACTCGGATGTGATCAGTTGGCTACGATGGCTTGTACTGCAGATACCGAATTGGTGGCACTTGGTAATGATATCGTATGTTGTATATGCTCTCTTGATTTACATCATAAGAAAGATTATTTGGAAACAGAGAAGACCGACGAGTGAAGAAACTGTGCAGCAGACGGACGAGACCACGTCCATTGACTCTCAGGTTTATGACAGTGATTCATCGGACAATGCACAGCAACCCATGTTTCGAGTCACAATCAACAACTGGTTGCACCAACAGCATTTTCATCCCATGTCTGGACATATTCATCGTCGGCAGAATGAAAACTCTGAGATCATCGTCGACCATCAGTTGCATGCCCTGCTCGAAGAGCTAGCGACAGCTCTTCCGACTTCTCTCAACGATACAGACGACGAGGGAAGACCGACTGAGTACATTAAGAAGCTTCCTACATGGAAGCACTGTGTTTCCGGGCAGCAGAGATTTCGACCTGTACATGTCTTACATTGTGAAAATTGTGTCATCTGCTTGGCGGATTTCAACCGCAGAGAAATTCTCTGTGCGCTGCCGTGCGGACATATGTTTCATCGAGTGTGTGTAGTTCGGTGGCTAGAGAAACGTAGCGAATTATGTCCAGTCTGCAGACAACCGGCAAATATGTCAAAGGATATGTGTAGTACTGAATGA
- the LOC134183400 gene encoding uncharacterized protein LOC134183400: protein MDSHSCNRRTSMRTRRSGPSPQSKEREPVSSMRRKKRDGDNVTAATSSKGRVSVVKGSLRKSRRGKRVGGVHVESMSGTDSGAGGRPWMNTKVGNTVNEVDEKCVEGMGGYDEQPPLNSFDPEKSEPKNDVLLFGYKQLERAPTDGESRLLEVEREIGYSEIGGIKENACNSFTQEKMLSTDNAEACGLDHVCIQNAARLIVSVMDGCEVSSTLMSGRPLSKTTGEVLLEAGEDIKGESLVTMQPCRGESHCASNNRQNLLTQTVTKPNKVTKTTAPKSAEKRKLRSEGAGGSGQTVQDENQPKKRRSEGLEGNSELNTTTTTKKKKVVIDRKNYGDICNNRNKQDEQLADVYDIRIYRKLKRLNQLLSYDVAKSVNGRTNQKGSVR, encoded by the exons ATGGACTCGCATTCGTGCAACAGACGCACCTCCATGAGAACAAGGCGATCCGGCCCGTCCCCTCAGTCGAAAGAAAGAGAACCGGTTAGCTCAATGCGACGCAAGAAAAGAGACG GTGACAATGTGACCGCGGCGACGAGCAGTAAAGGTCGAGTTTCTGTTGTTAAGGGGTCGCTGCGCAAGTCTCGTCGTGGAAAGCGCGTTGGGGGTGTGCACGTGGAGAGCATGTCAGGGACAGACAGCGGAGCAGGCGGACGGCCATGGATGAACACGAAGGTTGGTAACACCGTGAATGAGGTGGATGAAAAGTGCGTGGAAGGTATGGGTGGTTATGATGAGCAGCCTCCCCTAAACTCGTTTGATCCTGAGAAATCGGAGCCAAAGAATGATGTGTTACTATTTGGGTATAAGCAGTTAGAGAGAGCACCTACTGATGGAGAGAGCAGATTGTTGGAAGTAGAGAGAGAGATTGGATACAGTGAAATTGGAGGTATCAAGGAAAATGCATGTAATAGTTTTACTCAAGAGAAGATGTTGTCTACGGACAATGCTGAGGCCTGTGGGCTTGACCATGTATGTATCCAAAATGCTGCGAGACTGATTGTATCGGTGATGGATGGTTGTGAGGTCAGCAGTACTCTGATGTCAGGAAGACCATTGTCAAAGACAACTGGAGAAGTGTTACTCGAGGCGGGTGAAGACATCAAGGGTGAATCGTTAGTGACTATGCAACCATGTAGAGGAGAGAGTCATTGTGCtagcaacaacagacaaaatttGCTTACTCAAACTGTAACAAAGCCAAACAAAGTTACTAAGACTACAGCACCAAAGTCAGCAGAGAAGCGGAAGTTGAGGAGTGAAGGAGCTGGTGGTTCTGGCCAAACTGTGCAGGATGAAAATCAACCAAAGAAACGGAGGAGTGAAGGGCTGGAGGGAAATAGTGAGTTAAATACAACGACAAcgacgaagaagaagaaagttGTTATAGATAGAAAGAACTACGGAGATATATGTaataacagaaacaaacaggaTGAACAACTGGCTGATGTTTATGACATCAGAATCTATCGAAAGTTGAAGCGTTTAAATCAGCTCTTGAGTTACGATGTAGCTAAGAGTGTTAATGGAAGGACAAACCAGAAAGGATCAGTCA GATAG
- the LOC134183487 gene encoding peroxisomal targeting signal 2 receptor-like produces the protein MTLTGRARHGHSVCFSPFARDRFACVAGQNYGLSGVGTLYIIRSQERHLVELASREWRDMLFDVAWSEEADGVLVTASGDGSLQLWDIGRPELESVEIFNEHGQEVASVDWTKVRSAPQHFLSSSWDGSLKLWDPNRRESLNTYLGHSGIVYETVWSPSVAGLFASVGSDQTLALWSVKHSLPHPVQQFRAHDGEVLSCDWSKYDENILVTASVDQLVRGWDVRNITSPVFSLSGHTMAVRKVRCSPHERNLLASCSYDFSVRTWDVCQRDSLLETFVHHPEFTIGLDFNLHIKGEVVDCSWDETVCVYMPRSLSQPK, from the coding sequence ATGACTTTGACTGGAAGAGCTCGGCACGGACATAGCGTCTGTTTCTCTCCGTTTGCTCGTGATCGATTTGCTTGCGTTGCGGGACAGAATTACGGCTTGTCTGGCGTTGGAACTTTGTACATCATTCGGTCACAAGAGAGACATCTAGTGGAACTTGCTAGCCGCGAGTGGCGAGATATGTTATTTGACGTCGCTTGGAGCGAAGAAGCTGACGGAGTTTTGGTGACGGCAAGCGGCGATGGTTCTCTCCAGCTGTGGGATATCGGACGGCCTGAATTAGAGTCTGTGGAAATTTTTAACGAACACGGTCAGGAAGTAGCAAGTGTCGATTGGACGAAAGTTCGATCCGCTCCTCAACATTTTCTCAGTTCATCGTGGGACGGGAGCCTAAAGTTATGGGATCCGAATCGTCGCGAGTCATTAAACACTTACCTGGGACACAGTGGGATCGTGTATGAAACTGTATGGTCACCCAGTGTTGCTGGACTGTTTGCGTCAGTGGGAAGTGACCAGACACTTGCACTGTGGTCAGTAAAGCATTCCTTGCCTCACCCAGTACAACAATTTCGTGCCCATGATGGAGAAGTACTATCTTGCGACTGGAGCAAATATGATGAAAACATTCTTGTAACAGCCTCTGTAGATCAACTCGTACGGGGCTGGGATGTCAGAAACATTACGAGTCCCGTGTTCAGTTTGTCTGGGCATACGATGGCCGTTCGGAAGGTCCGGTGTTCGCCACATGAAAGAAACTTATTGGCATCTTGTTCGTATGACTTCAGTGTTAGAACGTGGGACGTCTGTCAAAGAGATTCGTTGTTAGAAACATTTGTGCACCACCCAGAGTTTACTATAGGGCTGGATTTTAATCTTCACATCAAAGGAGAAGTAGTCGACTGTTCGTGGGATGAAACTGTCTGCGTGTACATGCCACGTAGTCTGAGTCAGCCCAAATAA